Proteins co-encoded in one Mastacembelus armatus chromosome 24, fMasArm1.2, whole genome shotgun sequence genomic window:
- the ttc13 gene encoding tetratricopeptide repeat protein 13 isoform X1 — MAPASRALVVVALSLLYLCRAIFSTEYFSTLTLFNNELHKQGCSSLSDWEEYAADCESSILQLEDPDCEDGSNPPCESVFSLNAEKILNQAKLFIEQKKIPFPVDNHNTNEELAIGYVLIGNGLYDEAIKHFSLLLQGDPELVSAIYGRGIAYGKKSLQDIKNADLALYELNRVITLEPNWPEVYEQRAEILSPLGRISEALGDLTKAIQLQPSARLYRHRGTLLFISEDYVAAMEDFQQSLELKKNQPIAMLYKGLTFFHRGMLKEAIETFKEALKLKSDFIDAYKSLGQAYRELGDFESAMESFQKALMLNQNHIQSLQLRGMMLYHHGSLQEAIGNFKRCLQLEPYNEVCQYMKGLSHVAMGQFYEGIKAQTKVMLNDPLLGQKASSEYLKVKYLREYSRYLHSHLDIPVAEYNVDQDLPGNFKNHWAKNLPFLIEDYEEQPGLQPHIKDVLPQNFDSYSSEVQKLICTADHLGALMQYDTPGFLPNRRIHRAMGLATLEVMQAMHRTWSNSKVRVNGKTRQMQWRDMFDIAVKWRRIADPDQPVLWLDQMPARSLSRGFNNHINLIRGQIINIRYLAYFDNILDFIKDRILVYHGAYNPRGLLEVRQALENVNKVEDLLPIMKQFNSKTRDGFTVNSKVPSMKDSGKEYDGFTITITGDRVGNMLFSVETQTTEERTQQYQSEIESIYKDLTTKGKALMLSTELGDADAVCNLILSLVYYFCNLMPLSRGSSVVAYSVVMGALMATGKEVIGRIPKGKLVDFEAMTTPSPDSFSKTAKSWMNLKSLPSWYQSLPSVAETFPSTRTMIEVLNTDSSSHCPKKS; from the exons ATGGCCCCTGCCAGCCGGGCTCTTGTTGTGGTAGCACTCTCACTGCTGTACCTGTGTCGGGCCATCTTCTCCACCGAGTATTTCTCCACGCTCACTTTGTTCAACAATGAGCTCCACAAGCAGGGATGCAGCTCGTTGTCCGACTGGGAAGAATACGCAGCCGACTGCG agtCCTCAATTTTACAGCTCGAAGATCCAGACTGTGAAGACGGAAGCAACCCGCCTTGCGAGTCAGTCTTCTCACTTAATGCAGAAAAAATATTG aaCCAGGCCAAGCTATTtatagaacagaaaaaaatccccTTCCCTGTAGATAACCACAACACAAATGAAGAACTTG CTATAGGCTATGTTTTGATAGGAAATGGCCTTTATGATGAAGCCATCAAACACTTCTCACTTTTACTAcag GGTGACCCAGAGCTGGTCAGTGCCATCTATGGGAGAGGAATAGCTTATGGGAAGAAAAGTCTACAG GACATAAAGAATGCTGACTTGGCATTGTACGAGCTCAATAGAGTCATCACACTCGAGCCAAACTGGCCAGAGGTTTACGAACAGAGAGCAGAG ATCCTGTCTCCTCTGGGTCGTATCAGTGAGGCTCTGGGTGATCTAACTAAAGCCATCCAGCTGCAGCCCTCAGCTCGTCTCTACAGGCACAGAGGAACGCTGCTCTTCATTTCAGAG GACTATGTGGCAGCTATGGAGGACTTCCAGCAATCTTTAGAGCTAAAGAAGAATCAGCCCATCGCCATGCTCTATAAAGGTCTCACCTTCTTCCACAGAGGCATGCTCAAA GAAGCTATTGAGACATTCAAAGAGGCGCTAAAGTTGAAGTCTGACTTTATAGATGCATATAAGAGCCTAGGACAAGCCTACAG AGAGCTGGGTGATTTTGAGTCCGCCATGGAGAGCTTCCAGAAAGCCCTCATGTTGAATCAGAACCACATCCAATCTCTCCAGCTCCGAGGCATGATGTTGTACCACCACGGCTCGCTACAGGAGGCCATAGGAAACTTCAAG AGGTGTCTTCAGTTGGAGCCGTACAATGAGGTGTGTCAGTACATGAAGGGGTTAAGTCACGTGGCCATGGGACAGTTCTACGAGGGCATCAAAGCCCAGACTAAAGTCATGTTGAACGATCCTCTGCTGGGACAGAAGGCTAGCTCTGAATACCTCAAAGTCAAATACCTCAGAG AGTACTCTCGTTACCTGCACTCCCACCTGGACATCCCGGTTGCAGAGTACAATGTGGACCAGGATTTACCAGGGAACTTCAAAAATCACTGGGCCAAGAATCTGCCTTTCCTAATAGAGGACTACGAAGAACAGCCTGGCCTGCAACCACATATCAA GGACGTGCTGCCGCAGAACTTTGACAGCTACAGCAGTGAAGTTCAGAAGCTGATCTGCACGGCCGACCACCTGGGGGCGCTAATGCAATATGACACCCCTGGTTTCTTACCTAACAGAAGAATACACAGAG cAATGGGTTTAGCAACACTTGAGGTGATGCAGGCTATGCATAGAACATGGAGCAACTCCAAAGTGCGAGTCAATGGAAAGACCAGACAGATGCAGTGGAGAGATATGTTTGACATAGCTGTCAAATGGAGGAG GATTGCAGATCCAGACCAACCAGTTCTTTGGTTAGACCAGATGCCTGCCAGGAGTCTCAGTCGAGGCTTCAACAATCATATCAATCTGATCCG GGGACAGATTATCAACATCAGATACCTGGCTTACTTTGATAACATCCTTGACTTCATCAAAGACAGAATACTGGTGTACCATGG GGCATACAATCCCAGAGGATTATTAGAAGTCCGCCAGGCCCTTGAAAACGTCAATAAAGTAGAGGATCTACTTCCTATAATGAAG CAGTTCAACAGTAAAACCAGAGATGGCTTTACAGTCAACTCCAAGGTCCCGAGCATGAAGGATTCTGGGAAAGAGTATGACGGATTTACCATCACCATCACTGGCGATAG gGTGGGCAACATGTTATTCTCAGTAGAGACCCAGACAACAGAAGAACGGACACAGCAGTACCAGTCAGAGATCGAGTCCATCTATAAAGACCTCACCACCAAAGGAAAAGCATTAATGCTTTCCACTGAACTAGGG GATGCAGATGCTGTGTGTAACCTGATCCTCTCCTTGGTTTATTACTTCTGCAACCTCATGCCCCTGTCCAGAGGATCCAG TGTGGTGGCCTACTCAGTTGTTATGGGGGCCCTGATGGCCACGGGGAAAGAGGTCATCGGTAGGATCCCTAAAGGAAAG CTGGTGGATTTTGAAGCCATGACCACACCCAGTCCAGACAGCTtcagtaaaacagcaaaaagctGGATGAATCTCAAGAG TTTGCCAAGCTGGTACCAGAGTCTTCCATCTGTAGCAGAGACCTTCCCATCCACCAGAACGATGATTGAGGTCCTCAATACAGACTCATCTTCACACTGTCCAAAGAAGTCTTAA
- the ttc13 gene encoding tetratricopeptide repeat protein 13 isoform X2, translating to MAPASRALVVVALSLLYLCRAIFSTEYFSTLTLFNNELHKQGCSSLSDWEEYAADCESSILQLEDPDCEDGSNPPCESVFSLNAEKILNQAKLFIEQKKIPFPVDNHNTNEELAIGYVLIGNGLYDEAIKHFSLLLQGDPELVSAIYGRGIAYGKKSLQDIKNADLALYELNRVITLEPNWPEVYEQRAEILSPLGRISEALGDLTKAIQLQPSARLYRHRGTLLFISEDYVAAMEDFQQSLELKKNQPIAMLYKGLTFFHRGMLKEAIETFKEALKLKSDFIDAYKSLGQAYRELGDFESAMESFQKALMLNQNHIQSLQLRGMMLYHHGSLQEAIGNFKRCLQLEPYNEVCQYMKGLSHVAMGQFYEGIKAQTKVMLNDPLLGQKASSEYLKVKYLREYSRYLHSHLDIPVAEYNVDQDLPGNFKNHWAKNLPFLIEDYEEQPGLQPHIKDVLPQNFDSYSSEVQKLICTADHLGALMQYDTPGFLPNRRIHRAMGLATLEVMQAMHRTWSNSKVRVNGKTRQMQWRDMFDIAVKWRRIADPDQPVLWLDQMPARSLSRGFNNHINLIRGQIINIRYLAYFDNILDFIKDRILVYHGAYNPRGLLEVRQALENVNKVEDLLPIMKFNSKTRDGFTVNSKVPSMKDSGKEYDGFTITITGDRVGNMLFSVETQTTEERTQQYQSEIESIYKDLTTKGKALMLSTELGDADAVCNLILSLVYYFCNLMPLSRGSSVVAYSVVMGALMATGKEVIGRIPKGKLVDFEAMTTPSPDSFSKTAKSWMNLKSLPSWYQSLPSVAETFPSTRTMIEVLNTDSSSHCPKKS from the exons ATGGCCCCTGCCAGCCGGGCTCTTGTTGTGGTAGCACTCTCACTGCTGTACCTGTGTCGGGCCATCTTCTCCACCGAGTATTTCTCCACGCTCACTTTGTTCAACAATGAGCTCCACAAGCAGGGATGCAGCTCGTTGTCCGACTGGGAAGAATACGCAGCCGACTGCG agtCCTCAATTTTACAGCTCGAAGATCCAGACTGTGAAGACGGAAGCAACCCGCCTTGCGAGTCAGTCTTCTCACTTAATGCAGAAAAAATATTG aaCCAGGCCAAGCTATTtatagaacagaaaaaaatccccTTCCCTGTAGATAACCACAACACAAATGAAGAACTTG CTATAGGCTATGTTTTGATAGGAAATGGCCTTTATGATGAAGCCATCAAACACTTCTCACTTTTACTAcag GGTGACCCAGAGCTGGTCAGTGCCATCTATGGGAGAGGAATAGCTTATGGGAAGAAAAGTCTACAG GACATAAAGAATGCTGACTTGGCATTGTACGAGCTCAATAGAGTCATCACACTCGAGCCAAACTGGCCAGAGGTTTACGAACAGAGAGCAGAG ATCCTGTCTCCTCTGGGTCGTATCAGTGAGGCTCTGGGTGATCTAACTAAAGCCATCCAGCTGCAGCCCTCAGCTCGTCTCTACAGGCACAGAGGAACGCTGCTCTTCATTTCAGAG GACTATGTGGCAGCTATGGAGGACTTCCAGCAATCTTTAGAGCTAAAGAAGAATCAGCCCATCGCCATGCTCTATAAAGGTCTCACCTTCTTCCACAGAGGCATGCTCAAA GAAGCTATTGAGACATTCAAAGAGGCGCTAAAGTTGAAGTCTGACTTTATAGATGCATATAAGAGCCTAGGACAAGCCTACAG AGAGCTGGGTGATTTTGAGTCCGCCATGGAGAGCTTCCAGAAAGCCCTCATGTTGAATCAGAACCACATCCAATCTCTCCAGCTCCGAGGCATGATGTTGTACCACCACGGCTCGCTACAGGAGGCCATAGGAAACTTCAAG AGGTGTCTTCAGTTGGAGCCGTACAATGAGGTGTGTCAGTACATGAAGGGGTTAAGTCACGTGGCCATGGGACAGTTCTACGAGGGCATCAAAGCCCAGACTAAAGTCATGTTGAACGATCCTCTGCTGGGACAGAAGGCTAGCTCTGAATACCTCAAAGTCAAATACCTCAGAG AGTACTCTCGTTACCTGCACTCCCACCTGGACATCCCGGTTGCAGAGTACAATGTGGACCAGGATTTACCAGGGAACTTCAAAAATCACTGGGCCAAGAATCTGCCTTTCCTAATAGAGGACTACGAAGAACAGCCTGGCCTGCAACCACATATCAA GGACGTGCTGCCGCAGAACTTTGACAGCTACAGCAGTGAAGTTCAGAAGCTGATCTGCACGGCCGACCACCTGGGGGCGCTAATGCAATATGACACCCCTGGTTTCTTACCTAACAGAAGAATACACAGAG cAATGGGTTTAGCAACACTTGAGGTGATGCAGGCTATGCATAGAACATGGAGCAACTCCAAAGTGCGAGTCAATGGAAAGACCAGACAGATGCAGTGGAGAGATATGTTTGACATAGCTGTCAAATGGAGGAG GATTGCAGATCCAGACCAACCAGTTCTTTGGTTAGACCAGATGCCTGCCAGGAGTCTCAGTCGAGGCTTCAACAATCATATCAATCTGATCCG GGGACAGATTATCAACATCAGATACCTGGCTTACTTTGATAACATCCTTGACTTCATCAAAGACAGAATACTGGTGTACCATGG GGCATACAATCCCAGAGGATTATTAGAAGTCCGCCAGGCCCTTGAAAACGTCAATAAAGTAGAGGATCTACTTCCTATAATGAAG TTCAACAGTAAAACCAGAGATGGCTTTACAGTCAACTCCAAGGTCCCGAGCATGAAGGATTCTGGGAAAGAGTATGACGGATTTACCATCACCATCACTGGCGATAG gGTGGGCAACATGTTATTCTCAGTAGAGACCCAGACAACAGAAGAACGGACACAGCAGTACCAGTCAGAGATCGAGTCCATCTATAAAGACCTCACCACCAAAGGAAAAGCATTAATGCTTTCCACTGAACTAGGG GATGCAGATGCTGTGTGTAACCTGATCCTCTCCTTGGTTTATTACTTCTGCAACCTCATGCCCCTGTCCAGAGGATCCAG TGTGGTGGCCTACTCAGTTGTTATGGGGGCCCTGATGGCCACGGGGAAAGAGGTCATCGGTAGGATCCCTAAAGGAAAG CTGGTGGATTTTGAAGCCATGACCACACCCAGTCCAGACAGCTtcagtaaaacagcaaaaagctGGATGAATCTCAAGAG TTTGCCAAGCTGGTACCAGAGTCTTCCATCTGTAGCAGAGACCTTCCCATCCACCAGAACGATGATTGAGGTCCTCAATACAGACTCATCTTCACACTGTCCAAAGAAGTCTTAA